In the Leptotrichia sp. oral taxon 847 genome, one interval contains:
- the tnpA gene encoding IS200/IS605 family transposase, with amino-acid sequence MININFGRGYVYSIQYHIVWFVKYRRKVLIDDIEKTLKELLIEISNENNIKIIEMETNLDHIHILLECSPQHFIPNILKIFKGISARKLFLKHPEIKNKLWNGHLWNPSYFVATVSENTEEQIKRYIQTQKER; translated from the coding sequence ATGATAAATATTAATTTTGGAAGAGGATATGTGTATTCAATTCAATATCATATAGTGTGGTTTGTAAAATATAGAAGAAAAGTATTAATTGATGATATTGAAAAAACTTTAAAAGAATTATTAATTGAAATTTCTAATGAAAATAATATAAAAATAATAGAAATGGAAACAAATTTAGACCATATTCATATATTACTTGAGTGTAGTCCTCAACATTTCATACCTAATATTTTGAAAATATTCAAAGGAATTTCTGCAAGAAAACTTTTTTTAAAACATCCTGAGATAAAAAATAAGTTATGGAATGGACACTTATGGAACCCTAGTTATTTTGTTGCAACTGTTTCTGAAAATACTGAAGAACAAATAAAAAGATATATCCAAACTCAAAAAGAAAGATGA
- a CDS encoding SH3 domain-containing protein, giving the protein MLVKASGGVKDFEAAKKYIELGAERLGTSSGIAIVTGLKVKVLDIKYLYFFNKKEVGKMKFKNYLFFVFLLLISVISFGKNTNAQEILLTDNGVILNLRGIFKMDWDKSDPEVPCSGTGYGEMLFYPENRDIVNGKPLVLRLRDFDYNNPDVNVDYEKEAAKDEKIITETLKKSFPEEYKKMQKIRKGEFEVPATVKIKKVLPYTECDFTTVYAYATELKRVDGAKSKITEIKTKKSKDSEEEFADPNEPFDLKKYKVSSKDGYANLREKPTTDSKIISKMDNGTIVKYITKSGDWYYIFDVEYPDESNKLSKTKEYRGFIHKSQLKKYVD; this is encoded by the coding sequence ATGTTGGTTAAGGCAAGTGGTGGAGTAAAAGACTTTGAAGCTGCGAAAAAATATATTGAATTGGGTGCTGAAAGATTGGGAACAAGTTCTGGAATTGCGATTGTGACTGGGCTAAAAGTAAAGGTTCTGGATATTAAATATTTGTATTTTTTTAATAAAAAAGAGGTGGGAAAGATGAAATTTAAAAATTATTTATTTTTTGTATTTTTGCTATTAATTTCTGTAATTAGTTTTGGGAAAAATACAAATGCTCAAGAAATTTTATTGACTGATAACGGTGTAATTTTGAATTTAAGAGGAATTTTTAAGATGGATTGGGATAAAAGTGATCCAGAGGTGCCTTGCTCGGGTACTGGGTATGGTGAGATGCTGTTTTATCCTGAAAATAGGGATATTGTGAATGGGAAGCCACTGGTTTTAAGACTTAGAGATTTTGACTATAATAATCCAGATGTGAATGTGGATTATGAAAAGGAAGCAGCTAAGGATGAGAAAATTATAACTGAAACATTGAAGAAAAGTTTTCCAGAAGAGTACAAAAAAATGCAAAAAATTCGTAAAGGAGAATTTGAAGTTCCAGCGACAGTCAAGATAAAAAAGGTTTTGCCGTATACGGAATGTGATTTTACGACTGTTTACGCTTATGCTACAGAATTAAAGAGAGTTGATGGTGCAAAATCGAAAATTACTGAAATAAAAACGAAAAAATCGAAGGATTCTGAAGAAGAGTTTGCAGATCCTAATGAGCCTTTTGATTTGAAAAAATATAAAGTGAGTTCAAAGGATGGATATGCGAATTTGCGTGAAAAACCGACAACAGACTCAAAAATTATTTCAAAAATGGACAACGGAACTATTGTAAAATATATTACAAAATCTGGCGACTGGTATTATATTTTTGATGTTGAGTATCCTGATGAGAGTAATAAACTCTCAAAAACAAAGGAATATAGAGGTTTTATTCATAAAAGCCAGTTGAAAAAATATGTTGATTAA
- a CDS encoding RNA-guided endonuclease TnpB family protein encodes MANYVLTLALKTELWQEHILEKRLNIARMIYNSCLSEILKRHRKMINSSEYKEIKKLDKKEQSKKYKELKKKYLISKFELNKFVKAMTQKFKKNIGSQMGQELAERAFATYEKFKYGKAKKVYFKSYGNFYSVREKGNITGLRFFKEDCCISWLGLKIPVIIKNNDKYAQSCFLDKLLYCRLLKRVVNGKNKYYVQITFEGTPPKKHKVGGENEIGIDIGTSTIAIVSDNKVELKILAENIEINEKEKTRLQRKLDRQRRANNPNKYNADGTINIENKEKWKKSKSYVKTKLKLSNLQRKIAEKREQSHNILANSILEIGTIVKVENMSFKGLQRRSKKTEISEKTGKFKKKKRFGKSLSNRAPALLIEIINRKLEYIGKNIIKIDTFKVKASQLNHSTNEYEKKSLSKRWVEILGNKIQRDLYSAFLIKNVKENLEEVNIEKAQKEFKNFVKLHKEEIERIKKGNVKTLKCMGF; translated from the coding sequence ATGGCGAATTATGTATTAACATTAGCTTTAAAAACTGAACTATGGCAAGAACATATTTTAGAAAAGAGACTAAACATAGCCAGAATGATATATAATTCTTGCCTTAGTGAAATTCTTAAAAGACATAGAAAAATGATAAATTCTTCTGAATATAAAGAAATTAAGAAATTAGATAAAAAAGAACAATCTAAAAAATATAAAGAACTTAAGAAAAAATATCTAATATCTAAATTTGAATTAAATAAATTTGTAAAAGCTATGACTCAAAAATTTAAAAAAAATATAGGTTCACAAATGGGACAAGAATTAGCTGAAAGAGCTTTTGCGACTTATGAAAAATTTAAGTATGGTAAAGCTAAAAAAGTATATTTTAAAAGTTATGGAAATTTCTACTCAGTTAGAGAAAAAGGTAATATTACAGGACTTAGATTTTTTAAAGAAGATTGTTGCATATCTTGGTTAGGCTTAAAGATTCCTGTAATAATAAAAAATAATGATAAATATGCACAAAGTTGTTTTTTAGATAAGTTATTGTATTGTAGATTACTTAAGAGGGTTGTAAATGGAAAAAATAAATACTACGTTCAAATAACTTTTGAGGGGACACCTCCTAAAAAACATAAAGTCGGTGGAGAAAATGAAATTGGAATTGATATAGGAACTTCAACAATAGCAATCGTTAGTGATAATAAAGTAGAATTAAAGATTTTAGCTGAAAATATAGAAATAAATGAAAAAGAAAAAACAAGGCTACAAAGAAAACTAGATAGACAGAGAAGAGCAAACAATCCTAATAAATACAATGCTGATGGTACTATTAATATAGAAAATAAAGAAAAATGGAAAAAGAGCAAATCATATGTAAAAACAAAGTTAAAACTTTCAAATTTACAGAGAAAAATCGCAGAGAAAAGGGAACAATCTCATAATATTTTAGCGAATAGTATACTAGAAATTGGAACAATAGTAAAAGTTGAAAATATGAGTTTTAAAGGTTTACAGAGAAGAAGCAAGAAAACTGAAATATCTGAAAAGACTGGAAAATTTAAAAAGAAAAAGAGATTTGGAAAATCTTTATCAAATAGAGCACCTGCATTATTAATTGAAATAATAAATAGAAAATTAGAATATATTGGAAAAAATATAATAAAAATTGATACTTTTAAAGTAAAAGCTAGTCAACTAAATCATAGTACAAATGAATATGAAAAGAAAAGTCTATCAAAAAGATGGGTAGAAATATTAGGAAATAAAATACAAAGAGATTTGTATTCTGCATTTTTAATAAAGAATGTAAAAGAAAATTTAGAAGAAGTAAATATAGAAAAAGCACAAAAAGAATTTAAAAATTTTGTTAAATTGCATAAAGAAGAAATTGAAAGAATAAAAAAAGGAAATGTAAAAACATTAAAATGTATGGGATTTTAA
- a CDS encoding type II toxin-antitoxin system Phd/YefM family antitoxin codes for MTNTNATNLRKNLFSYLESAIDYNDVINVNTKKGNAIIISEAEYNGLLETLYLLSDPNMKEKIETAKNATDEDYEVFEW; via the coding sequence ATGACAAATACAAATGCAACTAATTTGAGAAAAAATTTATTTTCTTATTTAGAATCAGCGATTGACTATAATGATGTTATTAACGTGAATACAAAAAAAGGAAATGCGATTATTATTAGTGAAGCTGAATATAACGGTTTATTAGAAACTTTATACTTATTATCGGATCCAAATATGAAAGAAAAGATTGAAACTGCAAAGAATGCTACTGATGAAGATTATGAGGTTTTTGAATGGTAG
- a CDS encoding Txe/YoeB family addiction module toxin, translating into MVEEYKIYILKKANKDKEKIKQFPALKNNVDKLINLLKRNPFQTPPSYEILTKDLRGYYSRRINKQHRLVYEVIEEEKRINIISMWTHYEF; encoded by the coding sequence ATGGTAGAAGAATATAAGATTTATATTTTAAAGAAAGCTAATAAAGACAAGGAGAAAATAAAACAATTTCCAGCATTAAAAAATAATGTAGATAAATTGATAAATCTTCTAAAGAGAAATCCTTTTCAGACGCCACCATCTTATGAAATTTTAACGAAAGATTTGAGGGGATATTATTCAAGAAGAATTAATAAGCAACATCGACTTGTATATGAAGTTATTGAGGAAGAAAAAAGAATAAATATTATCAGTATGTGGACACATTATGAATTTTAA
- a CDS encoding ATP-binding protein, translating into MLKRDEYIKKIVPFIDKDVIKVLTGIRRSGKSVMLKLLMEELKNRGINENQFIHINFENLKYRNLKNYEKLYDFILNKVDDKYKSYYIFLDEIQEVEEWESCVNSLRVDEEFRFDIYITGSNAKLLSGELSTYLAGRYIEFVVYPFSFKEFFKIIQEKNQEIKVKEAFQKYIKFGGMPFLHNLDYNYEASMQYLQDLYASIILKDITQRNNIRDTDLLERILNYIVMNIGNTFSATSISKFFKSENRKVATETILNYIKAYEEAFLIYRVARNDLLGKKILNVNEKYYIADHGIREAIMENNQKNINQVLENIVYFEMLRRGYNVKIGKVDNLEIDFVCKKNDKIIYIQVSYLLASEDTKEKEFSVLENIKDNYPKYVLSMDEFDMSRNGIKHVNLIEFLTKEDS; encoded by the coding sequence ATGTTAAAAAGAGATGAATATATAAAAAAAATAGTACCTTTTATTGATAAAGATGTGATAAAAGTTTTGACAGGAATAAGAAGAAGTGGAAAATCAGTTATGTTAAAACTTTTAATGGAGGAATTGAAAAATAGAGGAATAAATGAAAATCAGTTTATTCATATTAATTTTGAAAATTTGAAATATAGAAATCTAAAAAATTATGAGAAATTGTATGATTTTATTTTAAATAAGGTTGATGATAAATATAAGAGTTACTATATTTTTTTAGATGAGATTCAAGAAGTGGAAGAATGGGAAAGTTGTGTGAACTCTTTGAGGGTAGATGAAGAGTTTAGATTTGATATTTATATTACAGGCTCAAATGCTAAGCTGCTTTCAGGAGAACTTTCAACATATCTGGCTGGGAGGTATATTGAGTTTGTTGTGTATCCGTTTTCATTTAAAGAGTTTTTTAAAATTATACAGGAGAAAAATCAAGAAATAAAAGTAAAAGAAGCATTTCAAAAATATATAAAATTTGGAGGAATGCCGTTTCTTCATAATTTGGATTATAATTATGAAGCAAGTATGCAGTATTTACAGGATTTATATGCTTCTATTATATTAAAAGATATTACGCAGAGAAATAATATTAGAGATACAGATTTGCTAGAAAGAATACTAAATTATATTGTTATGAATATTGGAAATACATTTTCAGCGACATCAATTTCTAAATTTTTTAAAAGTGAAAATAGAAAAGTGGCAACAGAAACAATACTGAACTATATAAAGGCATATGAAGAGGCATTTTTAATTTATAGAGTTGCTAGAAATGATTTATTAGGAAAAAAGATACTGAATGTGAATGAAAAATATTATATAGCTGATCATGGGATAAGAGAAGCTATAATGGAAAATAATCAGAAAAATATAAATCAAGTGCTGGAAAATATTGTGTATTTTGAAATGCTGAGAAGAGGATATAATGTAAAAATTGGAAAGGTAGATAATCTTGAAATAGATTTTGTCTGTAAAAAAAATGATAAAATAATATATATTCAAGTAAGTTATTTATTAGCCTCAGAAGATACAAAAGAAAAAGAATTTTCAGTTTTAGAAAACATTAAAGACAATTATCCAAAATATGTGCTGTCGATGGATGAATTTGATATGTCAAGAAATGGGATAAAGCATGTAAACTTAATAGAATTTTTAACAAAAGAAGATAGCTAA
- the lpxD gene encoding UDP-3-O-(3-hydroxymyristoyl)glucosamine N-acyltransferase → MYNIKEIANLINGKIIGNNEIKFTRLAPFFAANGEELAFAADEKMLKNIDKCNAGALIVPKIPNLPEDKTFIVVDENPREIMPILLNYFKPKIKSFEKAIEDSAVIDETASVSNINTYIGHNVKIGKNVVIYPNVSIFEGTEIGDGTIVYSNVTIREFSKIGKRCIFQPGAVIGSDGFGYIKVKGNNVKIEQIGNVILEDEVEIGANTCVDRGAIGDTIIKKGTKIDNLVHIAHNDIIGSNCFIIAQVGISGSVEVGNNTILAGQVGVAGHLKIGNNVVIAAKSGVTNNVPDGKQMSGFPLREHIDDLRIKMSMGRVPELVKKVKKLERKLENK, encoded by the coding sequence ATGTATAATATAAAAGAGATAGCAAACTTAATAAATGGAAAAATTATCGGAAATAATGAAATAAAATTTACAAGGCTAGCTCCTTTTTTTGCAGCAAATGGAGAAGAACTGGCTTTTGCCGCAGATGAAAAAATGTTAAAAAATATTGATAAATGTAATGCTGGAGCGTTAATAGTCCCCAAAATTCCAAATTTGCCAGAAGATAAGACATTTATTGTGGTAGATGAAAATCCGAGAGAAATAATGCCAATTTTATTAAATTATTTTAAACCTAAAATAAAATCTTTTGAAAAAGCAATAGAAGATTCAGCAGTGATAGACGAAACTGCAAGTGTTTCAAATATTAACACATATATAGGTCACAATGTAAAAATAGGGAAAAATGTTGTTATTTATCCAAATGTTTCCATATTTGAAGGAACTGAAATAGGTGACGGGACAATAGTTTATTCAAATGTTACAATTAGAGAGTTTTCTAAAATAGGTAAAAGATGTATTTTTCAGCCAGGAGCAGTAATTGGTTCGGACGGATTTGGCTACATAAAAGTAAAAGGAAATAATGTAAAAATAGAACAAATTGGAAATGTAATCTTGGAAGATGAAGTAGAAATAGGGGCTAATACTTGTGTTGATAGAGGGGCGATCGGTGATACAATAATAAAAAAAGGAACTAAAATTGATAATTTAGTTCACATCGCTCACAACGACATAATAGGCTCAAACTGTTTTATAATAGCACAAGTGGGAATTTCAGGAAGCGTAGAAGTTGGAAATAACACAATTCTTGCGGGTCAAGTAGGAGTAGCTGGACACTTAAAAATAGGAAACAATGTTGTAATTGCTGCAAAATCAGGTGTTACAAATAATGTGCCAGATGGAAAACAAATGTCGGGATTTCCACTAAGAGAGCATATAGATGATTTACGAATAAAAATGTCTATGGGAAGAGTTCCTGAGTTAGTAAAAAAAGTCAAAAAATTGGAAAGAAAATTAGAAAATAAATAA
- a CDS encoding BamA/OMP85 family outer membrane protein, whose protein sequence is MRSKIYALIVVVTLFVSMNNMAQAAEEGEKTVGTKTETKSTAVLVADTTTNSLTPAAEDENEKTSQAQEIQPADEETNSTANFSEEVGDEGKKGKKKKEKKVKEVVVNRNDLTVGEIKISNLNELPEDLVRSKIPVHSGENYSNKDLSDIYLALKREKYISNVNVVPTIVGNAVNIDVRVEEAPNAANIVQREVQNEENQKETNFTVTSVDIQGIKTLNKDDYLKDLPIKEGDKLIPQKAIDGAKKIFSSGYFSSVEPKIDRKADNTVSILYIVQENPPVQSVNFKGNTLFTNDQLEKALGLKRGEILNGNLLDPDSNGVVKLYSKNGYTTARIESINVSEAGDVNIGLSEGIVKNVTFEKYISKKDDDRQTDKNTKLKTKDYVFERVLEVKPGQVLEEKNIEQTMAELYRTGIFTRITPELYGSEDDPNERNVKFIVEERPTTTINGSISYGTSVGLVGGLKLSDDNFLGRDQQASINLEASNKGDKTFSIDWFDPWVRGTERVQLGGSAYWTQSVDDDADWDELEKVKTIGTRWTIGKGLNKDIYVRLAARYDHKKEIYSGGEVKDKYNLIALTPQLIYDTRDNINDPSKGLYANLTYERGELLKDPRKYDRFEADLRAFHPLFGKRNIMAYRAVWGTTGSGTPDAMRFSVGGAETLRGYEYGAFDGYDEFFASIENRTKINDTVQLVAFFDIGNAWQKERVNPATGRRTYSPDRKNSHDFKDLKKGYGIGLRLNTPVGPLRFDYGWPMDPEKPGQKKDHGKFYFSFGQSF, encoded by the coding sequence ATGAGAAGTAAAATTTATGCTTTGATTGTGGTAGTAACATTATTCGTTTCGATGAATAATATGGCACAAGCAGCTGAAGAGGGAGAAAAAACTGTTGGAACTAAAACTGAAACTAAATCTACAGCAGTGCTAGTAGCGGACACCACGACAAATTCTTTGACGCCGGCGGCTGAAGATGAAAATGAAAAAACATCTCAAGCTCAGGAAATACAGCCAGCTGATGAAGAAACTAATTCTACAGCGAATTTTAGTGAAGAAGTTGGAGATGAAGGAAAAAAAGGTAAAAAGAAAAAAGAAAAAAAGGTAAAAGAGGTAGTAGTAAACAGAAATGACTTGACAGTTGGAGAAATAAAAATTTCTAACTTAAATGAATTGCCAGAAGATTTAGTGAGATCAAAAATTCCAGTTCATTCTGGTGAAAACTACTCAAATAAAGATTTAAGTGATATTTATTTGGCATTAAAAAGAGAAAAATATATCTCAAATGTAAATGTAGTTCCGACTATCGTTGGAAATGCGGTAAATATTGATGTTAGAGTTGAAGAAGCTCCAAATGCAGCAAATATTGTTCAAAGAGAAGTGCAAAATGAAGAAAATCAAAAAGAAACAAATTTTACAGTAACAAGTGTGGATATTCAAGGTATCAAAACTTTAAATAAAGATGATTATTTAAAAGATCTTCCAATAAAAGAAGGAGATAAACTTATTCCACAAAAAGCAATTGATGGTGCCAAAAAAATATTTTCTTCAGGTTATTTTTCAAGTGTTGAGCCTAAGATAGATAGAAAAGCTGACAATACAGTTTCAATATTGTATATAGTGCAGGAAAATCCACCTGTTCAGAGTGTAAACTTTAAAGGAAACACTCTGTTTACTAATGATCAATTGGAAAAAGCACTAGGATTAAAAAGAGGAGAAATACTAAACGGTAATTTATTAGATCCTGATTCAAACGGTGTAGTTAAGTTATATTCTAAAAATGGATATACAACGGCGAGAATTGAATCAATAAATGTATCAGAAGCAGGAGATGTAAATATAGGTCTTAGTGAAGGAATAGTTAAGAATGTAACTTTTGAAAAATATATATCAAAAAAAGATGATGACAGACAAACAGATAAGAATACAAAATTAAAAACAAAAGATTATGTCTTTGAAAGAGTATTAGAAGTAAAACCTGGGCAAGTATTAGAAGAAAAAAATATAGAACAAACAATGGCTGAATTATACAGAACAGGTATTTTTACAAGAATAACACCAGAACTTTACGGAAGTGAAGATGATCCAAATGAAAGAAATGTAAAATTCATAGTGGAAGAAAGACCTACCACAACAATTAATGGAAGTATTTCTTATGGTACTTCAGTTGGATTAGTTGGAGGACTTAAATTATCAGATGATAACTTTTTAGGAAGAGATCAACAGGCATCAATTAACTTGGAAGCTTCAAACAAAGGGGATAAAACATTTTCAATAGACTGGTTTGATCCTTGGGTAAGAGGAACTGAAAGAGTTCAATTAGGAGGTTCTGCTTATTGGACACAATCTGTTGACGATGATGCTGACTGGGACGAACTAGAAAAAGTTAAAACAATAGGAACAAGATGGACAATTGGTAAGGGATTAAATAAAGATATTTACGTAAGACTTGCAGCTAGATATGATCATAAAAAAGAAATTTATTCAGGAGGAGAAGTTAAAGACAAATATAACTTAATAGCATTAACTCCACAACTAATTTATGACACAAGAGATAATATAAATGATCCATCAAAAGGACTTTATGCAAATCTAACTTATGAAAGAGGAGAGCTACTTAAAGATCCTAGAAAATATGACAGATTTGAAGCAGATTTAAGAGCGTTCCATCCATTATTTGGAAAACGAAATATAATGGCATATAGAGCAGTTTGGGGAACAACAGGAAGTGGAACTCCTGATGCAATGAGATTTAGTGTCGGAGGAGCTGAAACACTTCGTGGGTATGAATATGGAGCATTTGATGGATATGATGAATTTTTCGCAAGTATTGAAAATAGAACAAAAATTAATGACACAGTACAGTTAGTTGCCTTTTTTGATATAGGAAACGCTTGGCAAAAAGAAAGAGTAAATCCAGCAACAGGAAGAAGAACATATTCACCAGATAGAAAAAATTCACACGATTTCAAAGATCTTAAAAAAGGTTACGGAATTGGACTTAGATTAAATACACCAGTTGGTCCATTAAGATTTGATTATGGTTGGCCAATGGATCCTGAAAAACCAGGTCAGAAAAAAGATCACGGTAAATTTTATTTCAGTTTTGGACAATCATTCTAA